Proteins encoded by one window of Kwoniella dejecticola CBS 10117 chromosome 9, complete sequence:
- a CDS encoding hydroxyethylthiazole kinase yields MPRRQLDYSVYLVTGREFLPAGKDYYESLEESLQGGVTLVQVREKNADTGEFIEVARRTKQICDKYNVPVLINDRIDVHLAVGTAGIHIGQTDCPLPLARTLIGPDAIIGLSVRNVDECKRAIEQSADYIGIGSVWHTSSKDIKGRRCLGPDGTGEILDLLDGTGVKAVAIGGIHLPNLPQLLHGSISPKTSNTLDGVAVISDIVASQRPRESASQLREIVDSFKRARLNLKGQKGVFSIIDAVDQAALDKEYLVKKVEGLMRILEQETPLINQLTNKVVMNDSANVTLAVGASPIMSTNPRDVYDLSPAIGACLINFGTIDDKEGMKVAGRQANVNRKPLIFDPVAVGATSFRRENAAELLAHWQPTIIKGNAAEIGALAESTEVASRGVDAAGSGFKDPAAVVKALARKRAAIIVLTGPTDYISDGDRVYKVSNGSHFLEKITGSGCQAGTLIACFAAASRISYLQNNEPFEDDSQLVQGDMLVAALAGILVYTVASEAAAERSDVKGPGTFRSALIDELYNLTPEVVRHRAKVEIL; encoded by the exons ATGCCTAGAAGACAACTTGATTATTCGGTTTACTTGGTCACTGGAAGAGAGTTTCTTCCGGCTGGAAAG GATTACTATGAGTCCCTCGAAGAA TCTCTTCAAGGAGGGGTCACTCTTGTACAAGTCCGAGAGAAGAACGCAGATACcggagag TTCATCGAGGTCGCTAGACGAACCAAGCAGATCTGCGATAAG TACAACGTACCTGTCTTGATTAATGATCGAATCGATGTCCATCTTGCTGTTG GCACTGCGGGCATCCATATTGGCCAAACCGATTGTCCGCTCCCTCTGGCCCGGACTCTCATCGGTCCAGACGCTATCATCGGCCTGTCCGTCCGGAACGTTGATGAATGCAAGAGAGCTATCGAGCAGAGCGCCGATTATATCGGTATTGGATCTGTCTGGCATACTAGCTCGAAAGATatcaaaggaagaagatgccTTGGACCAGATGGCACGGGGGAGATTCTGGATTTGTTGGATGGGACAGGGGTGAAAGCGGTTGCTATCG GCGGTATTCATCTCCCCAACCTCCCTCAATTACTCCACGGATCTATTTCGCCCAAGACGTCCAACACTCTCGACGGAGTAGCTGTCATCTCAGATATTGTAGCTTCGCAGCGTCCAAGGGAATCGGCATCTCAATTGAGAGAAATTGTAGATTCGTTCAAAAGAGCTAGGCTCAATTTGAAGGGACAAAAAGGCGTTTTCAGCATAATCGATGCTGTCGATCAGGCGGCGCTTGATAAAGAGTACCTTGTGAAGAAGGTTGAAGGTCTTATGAGGATCCTCGAGCAGGAAACACCCCTTATCAACCAG CTCACCAACAAAGTAGTCATGAATGACTCTGCAAATGTGACTCTAGCTGTGGGAGCTTCGCCGATCATGTCGACCAACCCTAGAGACGTGTATGATCTTAGTCCTGCTATCGGAGCGTGTCTGATCAATTTTGG GACAATCGACGATAAGGAGGGAATGAAGGTGGCCGGCAGACAGGCGAATGTGAATAGGAAACCGCTCATCTTCGATCCCGTAGCTGTCGGTGCTACTTCCTTCAGGCGGGAGAATGCTGCGG AACTTCTCGCCCATTGGCAGCCAACGATAATCAAGGGTAACGCAGCTGAGATAGGAGCTCTGGCGGAATCGACCGAGGTAGCTAGTAGAGGTGTGGATGCTGCCGGATCAGGCTTCAAAGACCCCGCTGCGGTGGTTAAAGCCCTCGCCAGAAAACGAG CTGCGATAATCGTCTTGACAGGACCGACAGATTACATCTCGGACGGAGATAGGGTATACAAGGTGTCCAACGGATCACACTTCTTGGAAAAGATCACCGGATCGGGATGTCAAGCTGGAACCCTTATAGCTTGTTTCGCAGCTGCTTCGCGAATCAGCTATTTGCAGAACAACGAACCGTTCGAAGATGATAGTCAATTAGTTCAGGGTGATATGCTTGTCGCTGCTTTGGCTGG TATTCTGGTGTACACCGTCGCATCTGAAGCAGCAGCCGAAAGATCGGATGTTAAAGGTCCAGGGACCTTCAGGTCTGCgttgattgatgagctgtaTAACCTGACTCCGGAAGTCGTCAGACACAGAGCCAAAGTTGAGATACTGTAA
- a CDS encoding Fe-S protein assembly co-chaperone HscB, protein MLLSKMRPASNTLRRTITQTPTHRTPIRAGVTPPIVGSTIGSTSNVSIRGRSYHSTSPPAPPSRICPSCSQPIPLPLTPCPECSNLLPLPSNLSHHSMLYLSSPISASDSSSSSSGSAAGSTTGVYDLPREFSHLPSNGFGLDKADLRSKWLRRQRELHPDKFTAKGEKVIDLARELSGRVNEAYNVLGDELRRAEYLLSIHDKATDETDKLDDPMILAEILEAREELEEADIAEEIDRIRSVNHEKVEDIIKQLHAAFSETPPSLESAKELAVQLRYWRGLENAAKEKAV, encoded by the exons ATGCTTTTATCGAAAATGCGACCAGCCTCGAATACCTTACGAAGAACTATCACACAAACGCCTACTCACCGGACTCCGATACGTGCAGGAGTGACACCTCCCATTGTTGGAAGTACAATTGGAAGTACAAGCAACGTCTCgataagaggaagaagctatcatTCAACCTCGCcacctgctcctccttctcggaTATGCCCCTCATGTTCACAGCCCATCCCTCTACCGCTGACACCATGTCCTGAATGCTCCAACCTCCTTCCTTTGCCTTCGAATCTATCGCACCATTCGATGCTTTACCTTTCCTCGCCTATATCCGCCTctgattcttcgtcttcgtcctcgggaTCGGCAGCCGGGTCGACAACGGGGGTATACGATTTACCTCGCGAATTCAGCCATTTACCAAGTAATGGCTTCGGACTtgataaagctgatctgcgGAGTAAATGGCTCCGAAGACAAAGAGAGCTCCACCCGGATAAGTTCACGGCGAAGGGCGAGAAGGTGATTGATCTAGCGAGGGAATTGAGCGGGAGGGTGAATGAGGCTTATAATGTCCTAGGTGATGAGTTGAGGAGGGCCGAGTATTTG CTTTCGATACATGACAAAGCGACGGACGAGACGGATAAGCTGGACGACCCGATGATATTGGCTGAGATTCTAGAAGCGAGGGaagagctcgaagaagctgatattgCAGAAGAGATAGATAGGATACGGAGTGTCAAtcatg AGAAAGTGGAAGATATCATAAAACAGCTTCATGCTGCGTTCAGCGAAACACCGCCTAGTCTGGAGTCGGCCAAAGAGCTGGCTGTTCAGTTGAGGTATTGGAGAGGCCTTGAGAATGCCGCTAAGGAGAAGGCTGTATAG